The proteins below come from a single Armatimonadota bacterium genomic window:
- a CDS encoding carbon-nitrogen hydrolase family protein, translated as MIRIAGLALQSKPGDKDGNWRKARRLVRRAAARGAQLVCAPEGFLEGYVVQQPGLTRAAYRAAGESVRRSRYLREMRDLCAELGIYLAAGFAERAGPRMHNSAALIGPDGAVVGVFRKVHLMGAEPLNTPGDEFPVFDTALGRVGIMICFDRQLPEAARLLALRGARLILNPSAGMYGERNDVMMRTRAYENGLWIIFSHPRDCLIISPAGDIIARADGPDRVVVADVDLDAAGGGGPGRHRRPEVYRDLCNPRLRFPSKD; from the coding sequence ATGATAAGGATCGCCGGGCTGGCGCTCCAGAGCAAACCGGGGGATAAGGACGGCAATTGGCGCAAGGCGCGACGGCTGGTGCGGCGGGCGGCGGCGCGCGGCGCGCAGCTCGTGTGCGCGCCGGAGGGCTTTCTCGAAGGCTACGTCGTCCAGCAGCCGGGCCTGACGCGCGCCGCATACCGGGCCGCCGGCGAGTCAGTGCGGCGCAGCCGTTACCTGCGCGAGATGCGCGACCTCTGCGCCGAGCTGGGCATCTACCTGGCCGCCGGTTTCGCCGAGCGCGCGGGACCGCGCATGCACAACTCGGCGGCGCTCATCGGCCCCGACGGCGCCGTGGTCGGCGTTTTCCGCAAGGTGCACCTGATGGGCGCTGAGCCGCTGAACACCCCCGGCGACGAGTTCCCCGTCTTCGACACCGCGCTCGGCCGCGTCGGCATCATGATCTGCTTCGACCGCCAGCTCCCCGAGGCGGCGCGCTTGCTGGCGCTGCGCGGGGCGCGGCTGATACTGAATCCCTCCGCCGGCATGTATGGCGAGCGAAACGACGTGATGATGCGCACGCGCGCCTACGAGAACGGGCTGTGGATCATCTTCTCCCACCCGCGCGACTGCCTTATCATCTCCCCCGCGGGCGACATCATCGCCCGGGCCGACGGCCCCGACCGGGTGGTGGTGGCCGATGTTGACCTCGACGCCGCCGGCGGCGGGGGGCCGGGGCGTCACCGGCGGCCCGAGGTTTACCGCGACCTGTGCAACCCGCGGCTGCGATTCCCGTCCAAGGACTGA